The genomic segment GTGACATTAGGGCGCTCTTGCCAATGTTGGAAAATAACCTCTTCAAAAAACCCTGCATCCATCTTTTCCGGTTTTGCCATCATCAAATATGCTTTTAATAAATCATATGCCTCTTTTACTTGTAAATTATTTGTAGATTTTTTATTATTTTCGATAAAAAAAGTAAGTTTTTGATTAAGTAAAGCAACTACTTGGTTTTGCATCAATCTAAGATTGGCTTGTTTATAATAAGGCCATAATGCTGTTAATTGTTGTGTATTTTTATTTAATCCAAAGCGACTATACCAAGGAGCCCCTTGTCTAACGAGCAGCTGTTTATGAGCTACTTCCTGTTGTAATTGTTTTTGTACTAATAACCCTTGTGCAGTTGGCAATCGTTCATTCATAGCTTGAGAGGCTAATTTCGAATTGTGAATGATTGAATTCTTATTAATAAAATAAGAAGCAATATTTCCGATCCCCCATATTAAGATTAATCCTATACATCCAAGCTGTAATTTTTCAGCATTAGATAAGCTAATACGTTTGGGATGGACGTAATCTAAATGATTGGCAATTGCCCTCCAATTAGAGTGTTGAAACCAATTTTTTTGATAGGTCGATTTGGTATTTAATCTTTGAGAAAACATTAAACCCATTAAATATAGGGGTGTTTTTCCACCTATAAATGATTTTAAATTATTTGCTAATTGTTCTTTTCCACCACTCAATAAATCAGATGCTAGTTGAAGTAAATAAGTGTTTTTATGATTCTCAGTTAAAGGCATTATCCCAGCAGAAATCAAGGAAGGGATAAAAGAAGATAATGACTCTTGTAGGGTTTTTACAGAAATGTGATTTGATAATGCACAATAAATGGGCTGAGAAAAAATCTTTTCATTATCATTGTTCTCATTATGAACCATCCATATATAAAAAGGAATTCTAACCTTTAACTTTTGATAAACTTGATGAATATCAAGAGAAATACTTTGTTCAGAGATGGCATCATATAGATAGTTAGTCGATGTGATGAAAACGATTCCATCAATAGGACGTCCTCGTAACTTACAGAATTGAATCACATTTTCGCAGGATAATGTTGTATTTTCATTATACAACCACAAAAAAACTGTTTTTTTATCCTCTTTCCATAGGGTTTGAGTAAAATCAGAAGACAAATTATAGATATTTTCCTTTTCTCCAAAAATAATAATAATCTTTGTTTTATATTTCCACAATAAACCATACTTATTTTTTAAGTATTTTCGAAGAGTCAAATAAATAGTTTTTATGTATTCGTTTGAATAATTACTTTTTAATTGATCTTTTGGTCTTAGTATAACAATTTTTTTTCTATTATTAATAAAAGAAAATATATTAAATAATATTAAAAATATAAACATTAATAGTGAGAATATTTCATAAATTCTAACGATAGATAAAGCAAAAAACTGTTTTTGAATTGCAGTTTCTATAAAAGAATAATTAAAACATAAAAATAGAATGGACAATACAATAGGTAAAATGAATAACCATTCATAATTAAAAGATTTTTTTCTATTTTTATCCATTAAATCACTCAAAGGTAAGAAGTTTTTATTTTGAACAAAATATTATTTCTGTATATAATCAATTGTTATAGCAAAATAATTACAATACTGCGTAAAAAATAATAAATTTTTGTTTATTGTTTTTGACATCGTCAAATATGAGGGGTCTATATGTCAGATAGTTTTCAAAAAGAAGTGCCTCAAGCACGTATTAATATTAAATTAGATTTACATACGGGTGGAGCACAAAAGAAAGTAGAGTTACCATTAAAATTAATTTCAATGGGGGACTATAGTAATGGTCAAGAGCATAGACCTTTATCAGAAAGAGAAAAAGTTTCCATTAATAAAAACAATTTCGATAGTGTTCTTGCTGATTTTAATCCAAAAGTAAATATGACTGTTGAAAATACACTTACAGGTGATAATAGCGAAGAAAATATTCGTTTGGATTTTAAATCCTTAAAAGATTTTGAGCCTGAACAAATTGCGCGTCAAGTTCCTCAATTAAGAGCTCTTCTTTCTATGCGTAACTTACTTCGTGATTTAAAGTCCAATTTACTTGATAATGTAACGTTCCGCCGTGAGTTGGAAAATATTCTTAAAGACGAGTCTTTAAGTGACAAACTTAGAGCTGAACTATCAGAATTAGCACCAGAAAAAATCTAAATTTCACAAGTGGAACTAAATAAGATGTCAGAAACTTCTTCAAAAAAATCTCAAAGTAATTCTGTAACAAAAGTGAC from the Commensalibacter oyaizuii genome contains:
- the tssB gene encoding type VI secretion system contractile sheath small subunit codes for the protein MSDSFQKEVPQARINIKLDLHTGGAQKKVELPLKLISMGDYSNGQEHRPLSEREKVSINKNNFDSVLADFNPKVNMTVENTLTGDNSEENIRLDFKSLKDFEPEQIARQVPQLRALLSMRNLLRDLKSNLLDNVTFRRELENILKDESLSDKLRAELSELAPEKI